Below is a genomic region from Methylobacterium sp. FF17.
GCCGCGCTTCGCGACCTGAAGGACGATCGAGCACGGAGACAGGAAGTGCGCGAGGAACGCCTGAGGACGACGGCCGGGCTGCGCGGTACCCCAGCCCTGGTGCTGAGTGCCTGGCGCGGCCGCTCCGGCCGCCGCTACGTGGTCGGCATTCACGAACTCGCCGAGCCCGAGCTCGACGACATGGGCGAGGCCGTGGTGATGGCGGTGCGCCGCGACGCCTCGGGCGTGGGTGAGCTGATTTCGGTGGCCTCCGCCGGGCAGAGCCCGCGCGAGCGCCTGCACCGCAACTGGATCGCCCGTGCCCGTCACAAGGGCGCCACCGAGATGCACGTCCACCGCCTGGCCGAGGACGAGGCCGAGCGCGAGGCGATCGTCGCCGATCTCGGTTCCGAGCAGAAGGCCGACGCCGCGAACTGATCGCGGCGTCTCGAACGCCCGACCGCCCTCGCCTCACGATCCCGCCGTGAGGATCCCGGAAGCGCCCGAATCGCGGCTCGCCATCCTTTCGCCGTCGAGACCCTGCCAAGCCTGTGATCGGGACGCCCTTCCCCGGGCTGCCATGCCCCGTCACGAGCGCAGGATACGAACACCCGATGGCGCAGAGCCCGACCCCGGCCCGTTCCCCTTCGCGCAAGGGGTTGTTCCTCCCCTACATCCTGCTCGGCACTCTGGTGGTCGCGTGGTCCGCCGGGTGGTTCTACATCCGTCATCGGGCCGCCTCCGAGATGGATGCCTGGCTCGCGCGGGAGCAGGCCGCCGGGCGGACCTGGACCTGCGCCGACCGCTCCATCACCGGCTATCCCTTCCGGATCGAGCTGCGCTGCGCCGCCCTAGCCTTCGCGCGCACCGACAGCCGCTTCACCCTCGGGCCGGTGACGGCGGTGGTGCAGGTCTATCAGCCGCGCCAGGGCATCCTGGAAGTCGGCGGCCCGTTCCACGTGGAACAGGGCGACCTCACGGCGGATGCGGACTGGACCGCCCTGAAGGGAAGCTTCCACGGCGCGTCGGACGGTTTCGTCCGGGCCTCCCTGGTGGCCGACGGTGCAAAGGGCAGCGTGCACGGCGCGGGCGAGGCGCCGATCGCGTTCGCGACCCAGCACCTCGAACTTCATGCCCGTCCGACGCCGGGCCGCTTCGAATCGGACGGCGCCGTCGATACCAGCCTCCGGGTGACCCGGATCCAGCTCCCGCTGGCCGATGCGGCGCTCGGCAACACCGATCCGGCCGATCTCGCACTGGACACCACGATCAATCGCGCCACCACCCTGCAGACCGGTCCGGTGGCCCAGGAACTCGACGCGTGGCGCCAGGCGGGCGGAAGCCTCAACCTCACGCTCCTGTCGTTGGCCAAGGGTGAGCGCCGATTGCAGGCGAAGGGCTCCCTCGACCTCGACGCCGCGCATCGGCCCCAGGGTCAGCTCGAACTGCGCGCGGCCGGCGTCGAGGCCCTGGTCGCCCAGGTGATGGGCCAGCGCTTCGGGGCCGAGAAGGGGGCGCTCCTCGGCAATCTCGTCGGGCAGTTGCTGAACCGGCGCAACCCGGCCGGCGCCGAGGGGAGCGCGCCGGCGCAGGGCGACGCCGCCCTGAAGGCGCTGCCGCCGCTGCGCCTCGCCGAGGGACGCCTGATGCTCGGCCCGTTCCCGATCCCGAGCGTGCAACTCCCCCCGCTCTACTGAGCGCGGTGTCCCGTCAGGGCGTCGGCTCGCTCGGGCGACCGCGCCCGAAATCGGCCTCCGCCGTCTCCTGGCCCATGGCCACGATGCCCCGGCGGATGGCGCGGGTGCGGGTGAAGAGCTCGTGGAGCGCGTCGCCGTCGTCCCAGCGGATCGCGCGGGCGAGGGCCGCGAGATCCTCGTTGAAGCGCCCCAGCATCTCCAGCACCGCGTCCTTGTTGGTCAGGAACACGTCCCGCCACATGGTCGGGTCGGAGGCCGCGATGCGGGTGAAATCGCGAAAGCCGCCGGCGGAGAACTTGATCACCTCGGATTGCGTCACCGCCTCCAGGTCGGCGGCGGTGCCGACGATGTTGTAGGCGATGAGGTGCGGCACGTGGCTGGTGATCGCCAGGACGAGGTCGTGATGCTCCGGCGTCATCGTCTCGACGATGGCGTTGAGGCCCTCCCAGAAACGCTGGACCCGGGCGGTCGCCTCCGGGTCCGTGCCTTCGGTGGGCGTGAGGATGCACCAGCGCCCCGAGAACAGGGTCGAGAACCCGGCATCCGGCCCGGAATACTCGGTGCCCGCCACGGGGTGCGCGGGCACGAAGGCCACGCCCTCGGGGAGGTGCGGCGCCACCGCCGCGACCACCGAGGCCTTGACCGAGCCGACATCGGACACGATGGCGCCGGCCTTCAGGTGCGGGCCCATCAGTGCCGCGACCGCGCCCACCGTCCCCACCGGCACGCACAGGATGACGAGGTCGGCCCCGCCCACGCCCGTCGCGATGTCGTCGGTGACCGTGTCGGCGAGGTTGAGGGCGCGCACCCGCTCCAGCACGCCGGCATCCCGGTCGATGGCGACGATGTGCCGGGCAAGCCCGTAATGCCGGGCGCCGCGCGCGATCGAGGATCCGATCAGCCCGAGGCCGACGATGGCGAGGGTGTCGAGGTCAGGCACCGGGCGCGTCCTGCACGAAAGCGGTGAGCGCGTCGAGGAAGGCGGTGTTCGCCGCCTCCCCACCGACGGTGACGCGCAGGGCGTCGGGCAGCCCGTAGGACGAGACCCGCCGGGTGATGACGCCCCGCGCCGTGAGGAAGGCGTCGGCTTCGGCGGCCGAGCGGCCGGGCGCGTCGGGGAAGTGCACGAGGAGGAAGTTCGCCACGCTCGGCGTCACGGTCAGGCCGAGGCCGCGCACGGCCTCCGTCATCGCGGCGAGCCAGGTGTCGTTGTGGGCGACCGCCGCCGCCACGTGCGCGTCGTCCGCGATGGCGGCCGCCCCCGCCGCGATCCCGGCGCCCGACAGGTTGAACGGCCCCCGGATGCGGTTGACCGCATCCGCCACTTCCAAGGGCGCCACCATCCAGCCGATGCGCAGGGCGGCGAGACCGTGGATCTTCGAGAAGGTGCGGGTCATCACGACGTTGTTGGCCTCGAGCACGAGGTCGAGGCCCGAGGCGTAGTCGTTCGCCCGCACGTACTCGGCGTAAGCGCCGTCGAGGACGAGGAGCACGTGCGGCGGCAGGCCCGCATGCAGGCGCCGCACCTCGTCGAAGGGCAGGTAGGTGCCGGTCGGGTTGTTGGGATTGGCGAGGTAGACGATCTTGGTGCGCGGCGTGACGGCGGCGAGCAGGGCATCGACGTCGGCGCGCAGGTCCCGCTCCTTCACCACCACGGGCGTACCCCCGGCGGCCAGGATCGCGATCCGGTAGACCAGGAATCCGTGTTCGGTGAAGATGCCCTCGTCGCCGGCGCCGAGATACGCGTAGGCGAGGAAGGACAGGAGCTCGTCCGAGCCCGCGCCGCAGACGATGCGCGCCGGATCGAGGCCGTAGCGGGCCGCGATGGCCTCGCGCAGGCGCGCCGAGGTGCCGTCCGGATAGAGTTCGAGCTTGGCGGCCTCCGCCTTCATCGCCGCCACCGCCTTCGGACTCGGACCCAGGGGCGTCTCGTTCGAGGAGAGCTTGTGCACCTTCAGGCCCGGGGCGCCGCTCTTGCCGGGCACGTAGGCCTCGATGGCGAGAACGCCGGGGCGGGGCACCGGGCGTGAGGGAGCGAGGGGGGCAGAGGACATGGGAACGGGCCAATCGAGGTGCGAAGCGCCCGTCTAACAAAGCTCGCCCGGCTTTGCGAGCAGGCGCGCCTCAGGCCGCCGCGATCTCGGCGAGCAGGATTTCCGGAATCGTCAGCCCCTCCGCCTCGGCGCGGGCCCGGAGCGCGAGGCGTCGGCTGCCCGGCAGGCGGGCGCCCGGCTGCGCTTCGATGGATCCGGCGAGCACCGCGAACCGCTCCAGCGCGTCCGTGGCCAGCGCCGTGGCGTCGAGGGCGAGGATGAGCTGCCCGGTGCCCGGCGGATCGCCGGCGGCGTCGAGGAACGAGGAGGCCTCCCCGGCAAAGCGCGCGCCCACCAGCCCGGCGGCCAGGATCTCCACCATCAGCGCCAGGGCGATGCCCTTGGCGTCGCCCAGCGGCAGCATCGTGCCCGCCAGCGCCGCGCTCGGGTCGGTGGTGGGCCGGCCCTCGGCGTCGAGCGCCCAGCCCTCGGGGATCGCCTCCCCGCGCTGGCGGGCGCTCACGATGGCGCCGCGCGCCACCTTCGAGAGGGAGAGGTCGATGACCACCGGCGCGCGGCCGGGCAGCGGGGCGGCAAAGGCGACGGGGTTGGTGCCGAGCACGGCGCGGGCGCCGCCCCAGGGCGCCATCGCGGCGGGGGTGTTGGCGAACAGGATCGCCACGAGGCCCTGCTCGGCCAGGGCTTCCACCGGACGGCCCGCCGCGCCGCAATGGTGCGAGCGCCGGATGCCGGCCGCCGCCACGCCCTGGACCCGTGCGATTGCGGGCAGGTCGGCCACGACCCGGTCCAGGGCCGGATAGGCGAAACCGTGCGCGGCATCCACGGCGAGCAGTCCCGGCCGGGGCTGCGTGACGGACGGCACGGCGTCACCCTTCACCTTGCCCGCCCGGACCTGCGCCGCATAGGCGGGAACCCGGGACAGGCCGTGCCCCCTGAGGCCGTCGGCCTCCGCGCCGACCAGGGCACGCGCGGTGCTGTCGGCCGCAGTAGGCGACGTGCCGCATCGCAGCAACGCGTCCGTCACGAGGGCTTGGGCCTGGTCAAGGGTCAGAATCGGCATGGTCTTCGCGGTTTCCTTACTCTGCCGGTGATGCAGACGCGGCGGCTGGCCGGTCACCTCGGCGCGGTGACATCGGGTTTACTGGGCCGAGGCGCTGCAAAAATGGCACATCGCCCCGGAATTCATTCTTGATCTTTAACGGAACCGGAGTTTGGCCCCGGTTTGGGAAGTTCTGGCAAATGCTTCGGGGGGATTTGCCATAGACGCCCCAAGATCTTCGCAACATAGAACGAGAACCGATGACGGATGCCGGATCGTCTGGGCGCGCAACACAGAGCCTTGTCTTCCGCTGCAAAACGGTCGTCGAAGAAAATATTGGAGGGATCGAGCATGGCTGTCACTTTCAGAGATACTGTCTATGGCGCGGGCTTTGTTGGGTCAGATGACGGCGCTCCCAGCGCAGGATTTGGAATCGACGATGTCTCGACCTCGGCGATCTCCTTCACCGGCACCGTGAACCAGGCCGGCGATTCCATCTCGGCGACGGGCATCTTCCCGGGGGAGTCGGCCTCCTCGACCAGGACCCTGTTCGCGACGCAGTACGATTCGCAGAGCCAGATCCAGTTCACGGACAGCACGACCACGCCCACGACCCGGTACGTCCTGTCCAACTCGACCCTGACGCCCCGGCAGCGCGTCACCTTCGACAGCAACAACACCGTGGGTGACTACGCGCCGGTCTGCTTCGTCACCGGCACGGGCATCCGCGTGATCCGCGACGGCCGCGAGGTGGATGTCGCGGTGGAGGACCTGCGCGTCGGCGACCGGGCCGTGACCGCGTCCGGCCCGATCCGGCCGATCGTCTGGATCGGGCACCGCGACCTCGCGGGACAGGGCGGCGCGCTGCCCCACGCCCAGCAGCCGGTCCGCGTCAGCGCCGGTGCCTTCGGAGACGGCCTGCCGACCCGCGACCTCACCCTCTCGCCGGGCCATCCCGTGCTGGTGGGCGCGGACGACGACGCGCAGGGCGGCCACCTCGTGCCGATCATGTGCCTCATCAACGGCACCACCATCGTGCGCCTGCCGCTGGCCGCCGTCACCTACTGGCACGTGGAGCTCGACGCCCACGACATCCTGCTGGCCGAGGGTCTCGCCGCCGAGAGCTACATCGACGGGGGCGACCGTCCGTTCTTCGCGCAAGCCTCCGACCACGCCCTGCACAACCCGGATTTCGTGGCGCCGGGCTGGTCGGCCCGCTGCCGGCCGGTGGCCGTGGACGGTCCCGTCGTCACCGCCGAGCGGGCGCGCCTGAGCGCCGTGTTCGCCGACACGCTGACGGCGCAGGGCGCCTGGACCGACGCCGCCTTCACGACCGCGTGGAACTGACGAAACCGATCTCGCGGGCGGCGCTCGTGTGCCGCCCGTGACCGGAGCCCGAGCGCCCCGTCGATCGACCGTCCCGGACATGGGGGGTGCCGATCGGCGGGGCGCTTCGCTTTGGCCGCTCCCGGTGGGCGCGCTTCGCCCCGGTCAGACCCGGAAACGGGCGGCGTGGCTGCCGATCTCGTCGAGGGCCTGGGGCGCGGCCCCGGCGCGGGTCAGGGCCTCGTGCAGCTGCCGGGTGCTGACGCCGCCGGGGACGGCCAGCAGCAGGCAATGCCCCTCGGCCTGGGGCGCGCGCGCGACGACCTCCCCGTAGAGGTCCTGCAGGGCGCGCGACGCGGCCGGCTCCCAGGCCGCCACGCGGGTCGCGTGCAGGACCCAGTCGCGCTGGGCCGCCGCCGGATCGTCGAGGGGGTTCGAGACCACGAGGACGGGGGTACCGGCCGGATGCGTCGGCCGCTCGATGAAGGGCAGGCGCGCGATGACCTTGGGGCGCCCCTCGCCGACGAGCCCCTCCCACCAGGGCGCCGCGTCGGCGGACGCGCCCGAGCCGTCGGGATCGAGCCGGAAGATGCCGAGGTCGCCCCGCGAGGCCGCCACCGCCGCGATCACCGCGAGACAGGTGGGGTGCGGCCGGTAGGGCACCGTGAAGCCGAAATGGAAGCGGGCGGAATCGCGCATTGGCGCATCCCCGCCCGAGATGTCGGCATGCACCGAGAACGGCGCCTGCACGTAGGTGAAGGTGGCGATGATGACGCGCCAGATGCCCTCCACGGTGTCCAGCGGCAGCAATCCGCGATGGCGCTCGGCGACGCGGCGCATCATCGAGGCTTCCCGCCCCGGCCGGAAGGCCGAGCCGCTGGCCGAGGTCCGCTTGACGGCGATCAGCTGGTCGATGATCGACCCGCGCTGGATCAGCAGGTCATGCATCTCGGCGTCGATCCGGTCGATCTCGGCGCGCAGGTCGGCGAGGTTCTCGAGGGACGGCGCGGGTCTCGTGGTGAAGCGCATGCGGGGCTCGCGAGGGTCCGGCGAGAGATCCGGAGGAGAGGGGGTCGAGGAAACCGGCGGGGTCTCGTTCCCCCGTCATCGCCGCCCGGTCTACGATCGTGCGCGCCGAAGGGCCAGTGCGGAGCGCCGGCGGCGGTGGCCTTTCGTTGACGCGTGAGGGTGCGCACACTACCTCAACCCCCTGGGTCGCAGGGTCCTCGCGCGGATGGCATACCAGCCGGCCGCCCATCCCGGATCGACGCGCCGCCTCCTCCAACCCGTTTCCTGATCATGTCGCTGGATACCGCCCTCAAGCCCGGCACGTCCGAAGACGAAGCGGCCCGCGCCGAGGCGCCGGGCCTGGAACTGTCGCAGGCCCGCGAGCCGATGGGCCTCGTCGCCGCGTTCGGCCTGGACGAGCCCCTGGCGATGGATGCCGGCGTGCAGCTGGCCCCGTTCCAGATCGCCTACCGGACGGCCGGCACCCTCAACGCGGACCGCTCCAACGCCGTCCTGATCTGCCACGCGCTGACCGGCGACCAGCACTTCGCCCATACCCATCCGGTCACGGGCAAGCGCGGCTGGTGGGAGACCCTGGTGGGGCCGGGCAAGCCCGTCGACACCGACCGCTACTTCGTCGTCTGCTCCAACGTCATCGGCTCGTGCATGGGCTCCACCGGCCCGGCCTCCATCGACCCGGCGACCGGGCGCGCCTACGGGCTGGACTTTCCCCTGGTGACCATCCGGGACATGGTCCGCGCCCAGGCGATGCTGCTCGACCGCCTCGGCATCCCGGACCTGTTCCTCTGTATCGGCGGCTCCATGGGCGGCATGCAGGTGCTGCAATGGGCGGCGAGCTACCCCGAGCGGGTCTTCGCCGCGATGCCGATCGCCACGGGCCCGCGCCACTCGGCGCAGAACATCGCCTTCCACGAGGTCGGCCGGCAGGCGATCATGGCCGATCCCGCCTGGGCGGAGGGGCGCTACCTCGAGGTGGGCACGCGTCCCGCCAAGGGCCTCGGCGTCGCCCGCATGGGCGCACACATCACCTACCTGTCGGAGCCGGCCCTGCACCGGAAGTTCGGCCGGCGCTTCCAGGGTGGCTCGGCCCCGACCTTCTCGTTCAACGCCGACTTCCAGATCGAGAGCTACCTGCGGCACCAGGGCCTCAGCTTCGTCGAGCGCTTCGACGCCAACGCCTATCTCTATCTCACCCGGGCGATGGACTATTTCGACCTCGCCGCCGACCAGGGCGGCGTGCTCGCCAACGCCTTCAGGGGGACGAAGACCCGGTTCTGCGTGATGTCCTTCACCTCCGACTGGCTGTTCCCGACCTCCGAATCCCGCGCCATCGTGCACGCGCTGAACGCGGCCTCGGCCCCCGTCGCCTTCGTGGAGGTGGAGAGCGACAAGGGCCATGACGCGTTCCTCCTCGACGAGCCCGTGATGTTCGCCGCCGCGCGGGGCTACATCGACGCCGCCGCCCGGGCGCGCGGCCTGTGACGGCGTCCCGATCTCCGATCCAGGAACGCCCCTGGGAGACCGCCGAGGCACTGCCGCGCGACGACGCGGGCAGCACCCGCGTCGACCACCTCGTCGTGCTCGGCCTCGTGCCGGAGAATGCCCGCGTCCTCGATATCGGCTGCGGCGACGGAGCCCTGCTCGCCCTGCTGCGGGACCGGCGCGGCGTCGACGGGCGCGGCATCGAACTCTCGCGCGAGGGCGTCAATGCCTGCCTCGCCCGGGGCCTGCCGGTGATCCAGGGCGACGCCGACACGGACCTGGCGAACTATCCCGACGGCGCCTTCGACGTGGTGGTGCTGTCCCAGACCATCCAGGCGACCCGCAACCCGCGGATCGTACTGGAGCATCTGCTGCGCATCGGGCGGCAGGTGGTCATCTCGTTCCCGAATTTCGGCCATTGGCGCGTGCGCTCGGAACTCGCCCTGCGCGGGCGCATGCCGGTCACCGCCCTGATGCCGGAGGAATGGTACGAGACCCCGAACATCCATCACTGCACCATCCGCGACTTCGTCGGCCTGTGCCGGACGGTGAACGCGAAGATCGAGAAGGCGACGGCCCTCGACGCGCGCGGCCGGCCCATGCGGTTCGCGATGCCCTGGTGGGTCTGGAACCTGATGGGGGCCCAGGGCGTGTTCCTGCTGCGTCGCGGGGGCGCCGGCGATCCCGCGCCCTGAGCGAGGGCGCGGGATCGCTGTTGCACGTGAAAACCCTTAACCCTGTTGGCTGCGCCGGATGAGCAGGGTCGCGACCTCGTAGGTCACCTGCGCGCCCCCCGCCTCGAAGACCCGCAGGACGCGGCGCAGGGCGCCCGGCCGCAGGGGCATCCCCCCGCCGGGGGTGTCCGCCCCGATGGCGCGCAGGGATCGCAGGAAGGCGCGGCCATCGGCGTGGGGTTCGAGCAGGGCCTCGGCCGAGACGCAGAGCGTGCAGCCGGGAACCGCCAGCGCCGCGAGGTCCGCCAGGGCGGGGTAGCGGGGCGTCGCCGCCTCCAGGCCACAGGCCGCGTGCGCGGCCCGCCACTCGGTGAAGCTGCCCGAGGACAGGGTCGCCACCGCGAGCAGGCCGCCGGGGGCGAGGAGCGCGGCGAGGCTCGCCAGCGTGCCCGGAAGATCCTCGAACCATTGCGCCGCGAGGCTGGAGGCGATGAGGTCGAAGCCGGGGGCAAGGCAGGGCCGCTCCGCATCCATGACGAGGACGCGCAGGTTCGCCGCCCCGGCGAGGCGGGCGCGGCAGCGCCGGACCATGCCGGGCGCGATGTCGGTGGCGAGGAGCGTGCCGCCGTGCCCGTGTTCCCGTAAGGCCGTGGTGAGCAGGCCCGTCCCGCACCCGACCTCGAGGATGCGCCGCGCCGCCCGGGCTTCCCCCGCGATGCGTCCGGCCAGCCGCGCGGCGGCCTCGGCCTGGATCCGGGCCGCGCCGTCGTAATCTTCGGCGCCGTCGAAGGCCCGGGCCACTGCCTGCTTCCAGGAACGCATCACGGCTGCCGTCGGGATCGTCTGCGAGAGGCGGCGATAGCGCCTGCGCGGGGGCGGCTCAAGGTCCGGCCGGTCCGGTTCACGCCGCCAGCGCCGCCTCGATCATCCGCGCCACCGCGAGGGCGCGGCCGTCATCGCCGAAGCGGGCCACCACCTGCACGCCGAGCGGCAGGCCGTCGCTCGGGACCGGGACGGTGACGCAGGGGACGCCCATCAGGGTCCAGAGGCGGTTGTAGCGGGCGTCGCCCGTGGTGCCGAGACCGGCCGGTGCGCGGCCGGGCGCGGAGACGGTCAGGATGGCGTCGACGTCGCGGAACAGGTCCTTGAGCACGCGGCGGGCCCGGTGCGCGCTGCGCCGGGCCTCGTCGTACGCGGCGGCGTCGAGGGCCTGGGCCGCGTCGAGCTGGTCGCCGAGTTCCGGGCTGAGCCGGGCGCGGTGGTGGGTGTATTCCCAGGCCAGTGCCTGGCGCGCCTCGTAATCCTGGATGGTCGCGTGGCAGGCCCAGGCTTCGGGCAGCGGCGCCGGCAGGGTCAGGTCGCCGACCCGTGCACCGGCGGCCTCCAGGGCGCGCACGGCCGTCGAGAGTGCCGCTAGCGCCTCCGGATCGGCCGGGCCCGCGAAATCCTGGAGGCAGAGGCCGATGCGCGGGGTGCCCGGCGCTTCGTCGAGATCGAGCCCCGGCCGGTCGGCGATCAGGCTCAGGCCCTGCGCGATGTCCCGGATGCCGGCCCCGAACAGGCCGAGGGTATCGAGCGCCCAGGAGAAGGTCTTGACGCCGACCGTGGGCAGGAGGCGGAAGGACGGCTTGATCGCCGCGACCCCGCAGAACGCCGCCGGGCGGATCACCGAGCCGCCGGTCTGGGTGCCGATGGCCAGCGGGACCATGCCGGCGGCGACCGCCGCGGCCGAGCCCGCCGAGGACCCGCCGGGGGTGTGGCCCCGATCTCGCGGGTTCACCGTGGCGGTGGGGTCGTGGCTGGCGAACGGCGAGGTGGTGGTCTTGGCCAGCGGGACGGCGCCGAGCGCCCGCAGCCGCGCCACGATGGCCGCATCGGCCTTGGGTTGCCAGCCGGCATAGATCGGCGAGCCCATCTGCGTGGGCAGGTCGGCGGTGTCGATGATGTCCTTGATGCCCACCGCGATGCCCGCGAGCGGCCCCCCGCGGGGGATCGCCGGGTCCGGGTGCTGGCGGACGATCGCCCCGATTCCGGGATCGCGTGCCGCGATGGCCTCCTGGGAGAGGCGGACGGCACCGGCCGGATCCAGGGTGCCGGCGGCGATGCGGGTACGGAGATCGACGAGGGACAGCATGCGGGCTTGGTCCGGCCTGCGTCGGCGGCTGTCAACACCGTTCCACAAGGTCCGCGTTTCGCGTGGCATCGTTGACGCATCGTTTACGCAACGCTGCGCATCGTCCGCATCATGTGGCGTAGCGTATTCGCATTCTCAGGCTTGGCGTTGTTCGGTGCGGGCCTCACGGGCTGTGCCCTCAACAGGTTCGAGCAGCGCGAGCCCTGGCGCGACCAGACCGAGCAGGCCTGCAACGCCAAGCGGCTCGTGGAGACGACGGAGTTCGTCACCCCCGCCAAGGAGATCAGCGGGCCGGGCGTCTGCGGCATGCTCCAGCCCTATCGCGTCACCCGCCTCGGCAGGGGCACCGTCGCCCTCAAGCAGCGCGTGACCCTGGCCTGCCCGGCGCTCACCGAGGCCGAGGCCTGGCTCGCCGACACCATCCAGCCGGCCGCGAACCTGTATTTCGGCCAGCCGGTCGCCGAGATCAACGCGGGCACCTATGCCTGCCGGGGCCGCAACAACCAGGTCGGCGCCAAGCTCTCGGAGCATTCCTTCGGCAATGCCCTCGACATCATGTCGTTCAAGCTCGCCGACGGCTACGTCATCACGGTGAAGGGCGGCTGGCGCGGTACCGAGGCCGAGCAGGGCTTCCTGCGCGAGGTGTTCCTCGGCGCCTGCGCCCGGTTCTCGACGGTGCTGGCGCCGGGTTCGAACGTGTTCCACTACGACCATATCCACGTGGATCTCGCCCGCCACGATCCACGCGGCCTGCGCCGGATCTGCCAGCCGCTGATTAAGTTCGTGCCGCAGCTCGGCGCCGACGGAATGGCCCGTGCCACGGCCCGGCCGCGTCCGCCGGAGCGCCTGCCGGCCCCGCCCCAGGCGCCGATCGACGTCGAGGAGGACGATCCCTACGGGGCGACGCCGATGTCGTCCCGGCAGCCCGCGCGGCCGGCCCCGTCGCAGCTCGCGCACGCACCGGCCCGGATCCCGGCGCAAGCTGCGGCCCCGATGCGCCCGCCCGCGCCGGCGGTCGCCTACACCGCCGCGCCTCGTCCCCCGACCCCGCGCCCGCCGGCACCCCGGGTCGCGGCCGCCCTCCCCCCGGAGGATTTCGCCTCCGAGCCGCTCTCGCTGGCGGCGCCCGGGCTCGCCGATCCGATCTACTGAGGTGTGCCCGGCGAACCCCAGGCCCCCGAGAAAGCGACGCCGTTTCCCGGCGCGTGCTTGACACACCGGGCCGAGCCGCCATCGTTCGGGCAAGACTTACGGACTCCAGCGGAATAAAGACGCCGGCATGCGCCCGAACCCTCTCTCCACCGCCTTCGCCCTCGGCCTCGTCCTGGCCGGCGCCCTCCAGCCGGCCCTCGCCCGCTCCGGCCGCGAGGAGATCACCCCCGCCGAGGAGCGCGAGTTCAACTACGAGGCCGATATCCCGGGCTGCCAGGCGCCGGAGGTGCTGGAGCGGCTCTCGTCCCACTTCGCCGAGAAGGAGGCGAAGTTCTGGAACTCGTCCCTGACCATCCTGCGCTACGAGCGTATCGAGCGGACCGCCTGGCGGCCCTGGGGCCTCGACTACGTCCCGCGCCGCTTCTGCAGCGCGGTCGCCA
It encodes:
- a CDS encoding amidase; amino-acid sequence: MLSLVDLRTRIAAGTLDPAGAVRLSQEAIAARDPGIGAIVRQHPDPAIPRGGPLAGIAVGIKDIIDTADLPTQMGSPIYAGWQPKADAAIVARLRALGAVPLAKTTTSPFASHDPTATVNPRDRGHTPGGSSAGSAAAVAAGMVPLAIGTQTGGSVIRPAAFCGVAAIKPSFRLLPTVGVKTFSWALDTLGLFGAGIRDIAQGLSLIADRPGLDLDEAPGTPRIGLCLQDFAGPADPEALAALSTAVRALEAAGARVGDLTLPAPLPEAWACHATIQDYEARQALAWEYTHHRARLSPELGDQLDAAQALDAAAYDEARRSAHRARRVLKDLFRDVDAILTVSAPGRAPAGLGTTGDARYNRLWTLMGVPCVTVPVPSDGLPLGVQVVARFGDDGRALAVARMIEAALAA
- a CDS encoding extensin-like domain-containing protein; this translates as MWRSVFAFSGLALFGAGLTGCALNRFEQREPWRDQTEQACNAKRLVETTEFVTPAKEISGPGVCGMLQPYRVTRLGRGTVALKQRVTLACPALTEAEAWLADTIQPAANLYFGQPVAEINAGTYACRGRNNQVGAKLSEHSFGNALDIMSFKLADGYVITVKGGWRGTEAEQGFLREVFLGACARFSTVLAPGSNVFHYDHIHVDLARHDPRGLRRICQPLIKFVPQLGADGMARATARPRPPERLPAPPQAPIDVEEDDPYGATPMSSRQPARPAPSQLAHAPARIPAQAAAPMRPPAPAVAYTAAPRPPTPRPPAPRVAAALPPEDFASEPLSLAAPGLADPIY
- a CDS encoding methyltransferase domain-containing protein, translating into MRSWKQAVARAFDGAEDYDGAARIQAEAAARLAGRIAGEARAARRILEVGCGTGLLTTALREHGHGGTLLATDIAPGMVRRCRARLAGAANLRVLVMDAERPCLAPGFDLIASSLAAQWFEDLPGTLASLAALLAPGGLLAVATLSSGSFTEWRAAHAACGLEAATPRYPALADLAALAVPGCTLCVSAEALLEPHADGRAFLRSLRAIGADTPGGGMPLRPGALRRVLRVFEAGGAQVTYEVATLLIRRSQQG